Below is a genomic region from Chloroflexota bacterium.
TTGTGATCACAGAGTGCCGCAGGGATTTCCAAACGCAGCGGTGGATTTATCCGGCTGCGGGGCTGCTCCCATCCCAACTACGCCCACATTGTAGCGCAAAGGCGGCGAAGGCGTCAACGGCGCTTCGCCGCATTCGGATGAAACGCAGTAGGGGCGGGTTTGAAACCCGCCCCTACTGTTCACAATATCCTTCCACAGGTCACAAAATCAGCGGCAGGATGTTGAATCCCGTGTGAATTTGTTACCCCGCTGTCGAATTCGCTCGACGGCGCTATTTCATTCGGGCATGCCCTGGCGAAAAAACCTGTTACGGAATGCGAAGGTTTTGCCCAGGGTGTATGAGATTGGGATCCGGTCCGATGAGTTCCTTGTTGGCCTCGTAGATCTCGGGCCAACGTTTGGCATCGCCATAGACTTCTTTGGCGATCTTGGACAAGGAATCGCCCGGTTTGACCACGTAGACGCGTCCTGCGGTCTCTCGGGCCCTGGCTGCGAGTTGCTGCCGCTCTTCGAGAGAGAGTTTCGCCGCTTCTTCCTCTTGTTTGCGCTTTTTCTCTTCCTCCAGCGCGGCAAGGCGTGCTTTCTCTCGCTCTTCGAATTGCTTTCGCGCCTCTTCCATCTGCTGCCGCTCTCGCGCCAATTGCTCGCGGCGAGCCCGAGCGACATCCTCATCCACGCGGCTTGGGATCCGTTCCTCTTCCTTCTTTTCCTCTTTCTTCCTGCCCAACAGCCGGTCCAAAAGTGATGACATACGTGTTACCCTCCTTACATCTGCGCAGCCAAAGCCTAATAGGTGAGAACGCGGGGCAATCGCTTGGCCTGCTCCACCCAATCTCGCACCTGCTTTAGAGTGGGCAGGCGGCGGACGAGCGCTTTGCGTTCATTGACCTCTTTGATAGCGGCATAGAGGTTTTCTGGATTGCGCTGCGCCAATTCGACCACGGTGTCCACTCCTGCCTCTTCTAACAGGTCAGAGTATTCTTCCCCCACACCCTTGATGCGGAATAGATCGGCCAGATTCGCCCACTCCAGGATGAGTTGCTCGCTGATGCCGGTCTTTGCGGCCAGTTCCTCACGCTGCTTGGGGGTGGCGCAGGCTTTCAGAAGCGCCTCTGTGGTGGTGATGCGAGCCTTCTCCTTGAGCGCCTGCTTGTAAACTGGACCGATCCCCTCGATGTTGATAATCCTTGCCATGCTGTCAACTGCTCCTTTCTTTTTGGTACGTCAGAGTTCCTTCACAGGTTACAAAAACGCGACTACTGGATGTGCCTCAAACGCGATCTAGATCTACCTAACTGGTGGCAAGAGGGCTTGAACCGCCCGTGAGAAGGAGGACAAGTCCTCTGGCTTAGCATTTTGGAGGAGCGATTCCAGCAAGGCTACAGCACCCTCGCGTTGTCGGTCGCTTTCTATGCTGCCGCCGAGCACCTGCTCTAAAGCGTCGGGTATGCCATCCCGATCGAGATCCGCGCTACTGGCCATAGAATCCAACAGCTGGCCGGTGTAAGTGCTGCGCTGGGACTGGGAGAGAGCACCCAGAAAGTCTAGCAGGCTGCCAGGCTGCGCCGCTGGCCCTCCAGCGGGCGCTTGGAAGAGTCCCCCAGGCTGGCCCGCCTGTGCAGACGGTTGCAACAAAGCCCCCAGAATGGTGGTGAAGAGGCTGGTAAAATCCTGCGCCGGCGCTCCTGTGCCACTTGGCGCTCCCATGCCAGGGTAAGATGGTGTGGGCCGAATTGTGGATTGCTGTGGTGCTTGCGAGGCTTGTTTGTTGCGTAGGATCTGAATAAGAAGGGGGATGATAAAGGGTAACAGTCTGCTCCAATCTATGTTGCCGGCCAGATATTCGACCAAATTCCGATTACTGACCTCTGCCGACTTACGGCCACCCTGCCGACGTGCCACATCGCGTCGCAGACCCTCCAACGGGTCTTTCTTTTTCGCTTTCGCTTTTTTCACCATATCCCCTTTACTCCATATTGGGTGTACAGGCCAGGAACCACCGCACATTTATTATAACATCCATTTGTGGGGATTGTCAACACCTCGCATTTTTTGTAGGGGCGGGTTTGAAACCCGCCCCTACTGTTATGTCTACTACATCCGCGTATCCAATCGCGTCCTACCCCGTCATCCATATTGGCAAAATCAGTCTGAAGAGGAGGTTTGCATGCCGAAATCCCGCCCTCTTGTTTCGCTTCCCTGGCTCGCCGCCTTGGTCGCCGCAGGCTTGCTCCTGTTAGGAGTCGCCCTTCTCCCCGACCAGCCGGTCACCGCTGAGGAAGCCCCGTGGGCCTTGCTCCAACCCAGCCCGACCCCCACCATCCGCTTTGAGAAGACGGACCAAACAGATCCCGTCTGCCCGGCCTGGCGGATCCGCTATCTCCTCACCATCACCAACCATAGCGGCCAATCTATGACCGGCATCGTGGTTACCGACACCATCCCGACCCAATGGGTTACCTTCTACTGGTGCGACCCGATGTACTCCTCCATCCCCGTCACCGGCACCTACGTCTGGAATCTGCCGGATTTGCCATCCGGAGGTCAGGCCACCATCCAACTCTGGCTGGATACCTCGGCGGGCACGCCCTCAGGCACGGTGGTGACCAACACCGCCGAGATGTACAGTGTCCAGACGGGGACGCTCTCCGACTGGGAGGAGACCACCATCCAGATCACGGCGCAGTGCATCGCCACACCCACACCCAGCCCGACGCCCACGGCGACCGCAACGCCCACGCCCACCTCCACTCCAACGGCCACTCCCACCGAGACCGTCGCACCCGGCGATCTCATCCTGAGCGGGCTGGTCTACAATGCCGCCATCGGGGAGTCGGCACCAATCCCGGGCGCACACATCCTGGTGCTGATGTGCGTGCCGCACACCTTCGAGACCTACGCCGGCCCCGACGGGACCTATGGCCTGCTCATACCCGCCAACTACGCCAACGCCTGCGCCGAGGTCAGTATTATGGTGACGGCGGACGGCTACCAGCCGTTCGGGGGCGCGTTCTTGGTCGCTGACCTGCGTGCCAACCCCATCCGTAACTTCGGCCTGTGGCCACTGCCAACCCCGACGCCCACGGCCACGGCGACGCCCTATATGCTCTACCTGCCCATCATCATAAAGAACGGAAGACCCTAAAGGTCTGGGAAACCTTCAGGGTCTAGGTCCCGCGATTGCCAAAAACGTAGGGGCGAACCGACGGTTCGCCCCTGTCGTCCCTACCACCTGCGGGTCGCCCTGTTGGGCGGCGGTGCGGATCAGGGTGAGAAGTGGATGGTGATGCCGTCGGCGGACCAATTGCCACTGGCCCCGCCGATGCGATACCTGCCGCGACCCTTGAGGGTAGCCCAGCCGGTGCCCTCGGCGACGAACTCGATCACGCCACCCGCCATCCGCACCGTCAATTCGTGGCCGGAGGCAGTGACCCTCCCACGCCAGCCGACAAAGAGGACGCCACCATCTACCTCCCGCCGGATGCCGACGCCCCGGGCTTCCAGATTCTCGGCTCCCTTGACCCACACTGTGCCGAAGCCGCGGCACCAGACCACGACGCGGCCGTCGCCGTGCA
It encodes:
- a CDS encoding LysM peptidoglycan-binding domain-containing protein: MSSLLDRLLGRKKEEKKEEERIPSRVDEDVARARREQLARERQQMEEARKQFEEREKARLAALEEEKKRKQEEEAAKLSLEERQQLAARARETAGRVYVVKPGDSLSKIAKEVYGDAKRWPEIYEANKELIGPDPNLIHPGQNLRIP
- a CDS encoding DUF4332 domain-containing protein — translated: MARIINIEGIGPVYKQALKEKARITTTEALLKACATPKQREELAAKTGISEQLILEWANLADLFRIKGVGEEYSDLLEEAGVDTVVELAQRNPENLYAAIKEVNERKALVRRLPTLKQVRDWVEQAKRLPRVLTY
- a CDS encoding DUF11 domain-containing protein, with translation MPKSRPLVSLPWLAALVAAGLLLLGVALLPDQPVTAEEAPWALLQPSPTPTIRFEKTDQTDPVCPAWRIRYLLTITNHSGQSMTGIVVTDTIPTQWVTFYWCDPMYSSIPVTGTYVWNLPDLPSGGQATIQLWLDTSAGTPSGTVVTNTAEMYSVQTGTLSDWEETTIQITAQCIATPTPSPTPTATATPTPTSTPTATPTETVAPGDLILSGLVYNAAIGESAPIPGAHILVLMCVPHTFETYAGPDGTYGLLIPANYANACAEVSIMVTADGYQPFGGAFLVADLRANPIRNFGLWPLPTPTPTATATPYMLYLPIIIKNGRP